The sequence below is a genomic window from Petroclostridium xylanilyticum.
ACAAGCTTACGGTAGGGTTTTTTAACAGGCTCATCGGAATACTTGCGGGGAGAGTGTTTGCCAAGAACGCAACACATAAGATATATAATAATTTGATATTGTAATTGAATGTATAGTAGTAAAACTGATATAATGTTGTTCAAAGGTACTTATCTCCTTTCTGGGGTGTTAGTCTTCACAACAACCTTATACCAGATAAAAGGGGGAAAGTACCTTTCTCTTTTCAAATCTATACATTCTCAATTTCCAATTTTATAGGGGTAAGATAAATTTTAAATAAAAGTCAATAAAATCAAAGGGTACAGGTCAAAAGTTGATAAAATTTTTGACACTACCAATTGTACCGAAGGGAGGAGATGTAATGCAAACAACAAAATGGACTAAGATCGAAGATGTGCTTTTTAATACTTTTAACACAATTTTTATGATTATGCTTGTCATTATTACGTTGTATCCCTTTGCTAATACAATTGCAGTTTCTTTTAATGAAGGCTATGATACCATTAGAGGAGGAATTTACCTGTGGCCAAGAAAGTTTACACTGCAGAACTATAGGGCAGTCGTTGCAACAGGTACAATTTATCACGCGTTTTATATTTCACTAATGAAAACAGTTTTATGTACAGTTTTAGGTGTTTTTTTTAGTACTATGTTGGCATATACCTTAAGTAGAAAAGAATATGTATTTAGAAAGATGATTACTACGGTATTGGTTATTACTATGTATTTTAGTGCTGGGTTAATACCGGGGTATCTTTTGATTAAATACCTTGGACTGTTAAATAACTTTTGGGTATATGTTTTTCCTTCTTTGATCAGTGCATTTAACGTCATTGTTATTAGAACATATATAGGAACGCTTCCGGAAAGTCTTGTAGAATCTGCAAAAATAGATGGCGCAGGAGACTTTCGAATATTTTTGCAAATCATATTTCCATTGTGCAAGCCGGTGCTTGCAACCGTAGCACTATTTATTGCGGTAGGCGCATGGAATTCATGGTTCGATACGTTCTTATATGCGCCGGCAAAACAGAGTTTAAGCACCATTCAATATGAACTGATGAAACTTCTTGCCTCTACCACAGCTACCAATACAGATCCGGCACTTCGAGCAGGAGCCTTGCAGGGAAGCGAAGAAATCTCAAAGGCAATGGTTACTCCGGCATCAATCAGAGCAGCAATAACAATTGTTGCTGCAACCCCAATTTTGATTGTGTATCCATTCTTACAAAAATATTTTGTTATTGGGCTAAATGTTGGTAGTGTAAAAGAATAGCTTGAATTTAAATCAGAATAGCACAAAATAGGGATGAAAGGAAGAATATAATGAGTTGTCAGGTGCAATCACTTTGGGAAGCATACAAAGATTTTTTTCCGATCGGTGCTGCAGTCAATGCAGAGACAGTAAAAACCCATGAAGAACTTCTTATAAAACATTTCAACAGTCTGACTGCTGAAAATGAAATGAAGTTTTCATCCCTCCATCCACAAGATGGTGTATATGAGTTCAAAGATGCAGATTTAATTCATGACTTTGCTAAAAGGCATAATATGAAGTTGAGAGGACATACTTTTGTTTGGCATAATCAAACACCGGAATGGGTATTCAAAAATGAAGATGGTACCAGTGTATCTAGAGACCTTTTGCTAGAACGGCTAAAGGCCCATGTTCATGATGTAGTGAAAAGATACGGCAATGATGTTTATTGTTGGGATGTAGTAAACGAAGCAGTAGAAGACAAAACAGCACAATATTTAAGAGATACAAAGTGGCTGGAGATAATAGGGGAAAGTTATATTCAAAAAGCCTTTGAGATTGTGAATCAAGCAGCTCCTGAAGCCATGCTTTTCTACAATGATTACAATGAATGTGTTCCTGAAAAGCGTGAAAAGATATATAAGCTTGTCCGTACTTTAAAAGAAAATGGTGTGCCAATACATGGTATAGGTCTGCAGTGCCACTGGAATATTTTTAATCCTTCATTTGATGAAATTCAAAGAAGTTTAGAAAAGTATGCCTCTTTAGGGTTGAAAATTCAAATTACAGAGATGGATATTTCTGTGTTTACCTTTGAGGATCAGAGACGGGATTTGACAGAGCCTACAGCAGAAATGATTGAAAAACAAGCATCCCTATATGCCAAGGCATTCAAACTATTTAGAGAATATAAAGATGTGATCAATGGTGTAACTTTGTGGGGTGTTGCAGATGATAAAACTTGGTTGGACGATTTCCCAGTTCGAGGCAGAAAAAATTGGCCATTGCTGTTTGATGTAGAACATAATCCCAAAGAAGCTTTTTACAGAATTGTTCAGTTCTAAACAACCTATAATTCGTATTCATAAGTTTGAATTTCTGGAATTCAAAGGGATTAGAGCTCTTTGGAATTTAAACTCATCTAAAAGCAAGGTATAAGTATCACATGTATCAAAAATAGAATCACCAAGGAAAGTATGCGGTTTAAAATCCGGATGAAGGTTAAAGAAGTCTGCAAGCACTGGTTTAAGGGATTTGGAATCACTAATAGATTTATCTTCTTCAGGAGAATCTGATTTTTTGTCAATGTGCATTTCAGGATGTTTCTGTTTGAAGTCATTATCTAAAAAAGCAATATGTCTTGGAATGCCGAGGCCGTTAGTGATAATGCCAAACTTGTAGACATAGCAGAAATAGCCATTGATGTAGAGCTGCTTGATTTCACTGTTGGCAGAGGCGGAGGAAGGCATAAGGCCATAAGCCATTTTGTATACATCAACATCAGGATTGTCTTTGTAGAAAGCCTTAAGCTTTTTAATGATAGAATTTATGAACTTGGGATTATTCTCGGTTACAAAGGCTTCAATACCGGAAGTATCATAGGCGATAGTGGATGCAAGAGTAGGATCAATTTTCTGACAAATAGGTTCTGTAATATCCACAAGGTAGTTAAAAAGGTGTTCAAGATTGGCAGCGAAATCTTGTTTGAACCGTGTAAACTGAGAGTTGTGAGGAACGTCTGGAAGACCGCAAAACTCACGGGCTTCACGGCACAGAGTAAGAAAAATAATAAGTAGAGAAACAGTAGGGATGCCGAGAATTTTCTGCAAGATTAATGCTGCAAGCATGGAAGCGAGTGAATATGTACGGTCTCTCCCCAGAGTCTTGTGGTAAGCCCAATAGAACTCTTGTGGTATGAGTGAAGATAAATCGAGGTGTTTTGAGAGTAACTCAAGAAAATTTGGTTTATTATTTTGGAAAACATCTTTACATTCTTCGTAAGTGTCAGAAAATGAAATTTGATTAAAAAGTTTTACCATTTGTTTTCCCCTTTCTTTTGTGTGAAATGGATTGGTTACCTATATTTTACACCAAATAGAGGGGAAAACAATTAAAATATTACGCTGGAATGCAGGTATATCAAGTGTTTTAGCATTCCGCAAATGACTAAAACTTAAATATACTTAGGGGGTATTTATGAAGTTGAATATAAAACATCATTATGAATCAACCATTATTCCGAAAAACATTGCTCAGATCAGGCTTCCACGTTTAATAAGCGATGGCATGGTTCTACAAAGAGATGCCAGGGTAAAGATTTGGGGATGGGCTGGTGCAGGTGAAAAAGTAACAATACATTTTATCGATAGAGAATATAGTACCACAACAGATGCAGATGGAAAATGGATGGTAATGCTTCCCGCATTGGAAGCAGGTGGACCCTACAAAATGGAGATCAAAGGCAGTAACACTATCACTTTAAATAATATCCTCATAGGTGATGTATGGGTTTGTTCTGGTCAATCGAACATGGAGCTTCCCATGGCCAGGGTAAGTGATCTTTATGCTGAGGAGATTGCTCACTGTGACAACCCTGCCATACGGCAGTTTATTGTTCCCGACAGATATGATTTTAAAGTACCACAGCAAGATCTGCAGGAAGGCAGCTGGGAATCTGCAAATCCTGAAAGTATTCTTAAGTTTACGGCGGTAGGTTATTTTTTTGCAAAAGCATTGTTTGAAAAATACCATGTGCCCATCGGTTTAATTAATGCAAGTGTAGGTGGGTCGTCGGTCGAAGCATGGTTGAGTGAGGAGGCCTTACAGGCTTTTCCGGAGCACCTAGAAACCGCAAAGAAATTTAAGGACGACACCTATCTTAATAAAATCAAGAAAGAAGATGAGATGATCAGTAGTACTTGGTACGATCATTTAAACCGGCAAGACCAAGGATTAGCCAATGCAGAAGGAGAAATACCATGGTTTGATATAAGTTATGATGCTTCGGCATGGCCAACCATGCAGTTGCCTGCTTACTGGGAAGATGAGGGATTAGGGCATCTGAACGGGGTTGTATGGTTCAGGAAAGAAATTAATGTCCCCTCTTCCATGATCGGTAAACCCGCAAGGCTTTTGTTGGGTAGGATTGTGGATAGCGATACTGCCTATGTGAATGGCACTGTTGTAGGTACAACTTCATATCAATACCCGCCTAGAAAGTATGATATTCCTGAAAACCTGCTTAAAGAAGGGAAAAATGTTATTGTCATTCGGGTTATTAATAAATCCGGTCAAGGTGGGTTTATTAAGGATAAGTCATACCACCTGTCTGCAGGAGGGCAAATAATTGACTTAAAAGGTGAATGGCAGTACAAGGTAGGAGCTGTTGTTGACCCATTACCCGATCCCACCTTTTTTCAGCATAAACCCTTGGGTTTATTCAACGGCATGATTGCCCCGATCTTAAATTATGCCATTAAAGGGGTGATATGGTACCAGGGTGAATCAAATACTTCAAAGCCTTTGGGATATCATAAACTGTTTTCCACTCTGATCAGCGATTGGAGGGTAAAATGGAATCAGGGAAATTTTCCGTTTTTGTATGTACAGCTAGCAAATTACATGCAGGCTAACGACCAGCCTTCTGATAGTAACTGGGCTGTACTGAGAGAAGAACAACTGAAAATGCTTGCTGTTTCTAATACTGCAATGGCTGTTACTATTGATATTGGTGAATGGAATGACCTACATCCCTTAAATAAGAAAGATGTAGGTAATCGGCTTGCGCTCGCAGCTCAATATGTGGCTTACGGGGATAATAAAGTAGTTTATTCCGGTCCAATTTACCAGTCTATGAAAGTTGAAGGGGGCAAAATCACTATCACATTTACAAATACCGGCAGAGGGTTAGTTGTTAAAGGAAACGGTGATTTGAAACATTTTGCCATTGCCGGTCCTGACAAAAAATTTGTCTGGGCTGAGGCAAAGATAAAGGGTCATCAAGTCGTGGTATGGAATGACCATGTGCCTAATCCTGTCGCTGTTCGTTATGCGTGGGCCGATAATCCTGAGGGTGCTAATTTGTATAATAAGGAAGGCTTACCGGCCTCTCCATTTAGAACGGACGAATAATTTGACAGCACAATGATTTTAATGAAGAATTGATTAAGTTCCTAACGATAGACTGGAAGAAATGGCGGGCAAAGCGACCGAGACAATACTGTTGGGTAATTTTGTAAAGCTTGATAAAGAAGATGTTGTGAAAATTTTAAAATTAGCATTTTAATTGATGAGATTTAAAGAGCCTTTTTACAGAAGTGTTCAGTTATAGATAACCTATTTTATTTAATTTAACAAAACGAATACTAATAAAGGAGAATTTGTTATGAGTGATTTGAAAAATACTGAAATAAATGAGACATACAGTATGTATGATTGTTGGCTAAAATACCGGGTAGATTTAAGTTTAGAGTTCATAGAAGAATATAGAAAGTTATGCAGATATATTGTGGTATATGAAAATCAAAGACTCATAACTTCAGCTTTAAATGAGCTGAAGACAGCAATAAGAAATATTTTTGGTTTTGAGCCAGAAGTCTATAATAAGAGCATTGACGCTCCACATATATTAATCGGGACAACTGAAGATATCGAAGAAGTTGGGGTGGAGTTAAGAATAGAATGCAAGCTGGGAAGAGAGGGATATATTGTTCAACATATTCAGAAAGATAATCATCAGGTATTATTAATCATGGGAAATGATGAAAGAGGAATTCTCTATGGTATATTTCATTTAATCAGATCTATTTGTATAGGTAAATGTATAAAAGATACAGAGATTATAGAAACACCTAAAAATAAATTCAGAATCATTAATCATTGGGATAATATTAGCGGAGATATAGAAAGGGGTTACTCAGGTAAATCGATATTTTTTGAAAATAATCGTATTATTAAAGATGTTAGCAGGATAAAAGATTATGCCAGATTGCTTGCCTCGGTAGGCATAAATGGTGTAGTGATTAATAATGTTAATGTACACAAATATGAAACACGTTTTATAACAGATGATTACCTTCCAGATATAGCAAGGATTGCTGACGTGTTTAGAGAATATGGAGTGCAACTTTTTCTTAGCATTAATTTTGCAGCGCCAATAGAAATAGATGGCCTTCCTACAGCTGACCCTCTTAATGAGGATGTAAGAAAGTGGTGGAAGAAGGCAGTAGAAAGAGTATATAAGTATATACCTGACTTTGGTGGTTTTCTTGTAAAAGCAGATTCAGAGTATAGACCAGGCCCCTACACATATGGAAGAAATCATGCTGAGGGTGCCAATATGCTGGCGGAAGCCTTAAAACCTTTCAATGGAATAGTGATATGGAGATGTTTTGTATATGACTGTCAGTTAGATTGGAGAGATCGTTCGAAGGATAGAGCAAAAGCGGCTTATGAAAACTTTAAGCCATTAGATGGTCAATTCATGGATAATGTGATTTTACAGGTTAAACATGGGCCTATGGATTTCCAAATTAGAGAGCCTATATCACCCTTATTTGCTGCAATGGAAAAGACAAATCAAATGATGGAGTTTCAAATTACTCAGGAATATACCGGACAGCAGAAACATCTTTGTTATCTTGTCCCAATGTGGAAAGAATGTTTGGATTTCGATATATACGCAAAGGGAGAAGGTTCCTATGTAAGTAAGATAGTAGATGGAACCTTATTTGGAAGGGAATATGGTGGTATTGCAGCTGTATCAAATATTGGTGACAGCAAATGTTGGACAGGACATCCTCTTGCGCAGGCAAATTTATATGGGTTTGGGCGTCTTGCATGGAATTCTGAACTAACATCAGAAGAAATAGCTGAAGAATGGATAAAGCTTACCTTCGGAAGTGATAAAGAAGTAGTTGACACAATAATGTCGATGTTATTGGAATCAGCAAGTGCTTATGAAAAATACACGGTTCCTCTAGGAATTGGCTGGATGGTAAATCCGGGCCACCATTATGGGCCAAATGTTGATGGATATGAATATTCACCATGGGGTACTTACCACTATGCAGACTTTAGAGGTATTGGTGTTGATCGTACAGTAGCAACTGGAACGGGATACACCGCTCAGTACAAGGAACCGCTTTATAAGATGTATGAATCAATAGAAACCTGTCCGGAAGAACTCTTATTATTCTTCCACCATGTTCCATATACTTATGAGTTAAAGTCAGGTAAAACAGTAATTCAGCATATTTATGATACTCATTTTGAGGGTGTAGAACAAGTTAAGAAAATGAGAGAAAAATGGGCTTCTCTTCAAGAAAAGATTGATAAAGAGACCTTCGAACTTACACTTAGCAAATTTGATATTCAGGTTAAGGATGCTAGAGAATGGCGAGATGTTGTTAATACTTATTTCTATAGGAGAACAGGTATTAAAGATATACATGGAAGAAAAATATATGAATAGGGTATATGTTGCAAAAGAGGTGTGGTCAATATATTACTTGTGATGTTTTAAATGTTGAGAGTGTTAAGGAAGCAGAAAAGATTATATCACATACGCCTATGAGAAGATTTGGTAAACCAGAAGATTTATTAGGAACATTAATATGGCTTTGTGATGAAGAAGCATCTGGATTTGTTACTGGAACAGTTACACCGGTAGATGGTGGATTTATGGCATATTCAGGTGTGTAAGATAATAATTGTTAGGGAGAGAATAAATATGTCAGAAAAATATCCTTTTATGAACCCAGATTTGTCCATAGAAGAAAGAGTAAAAGATTTAGTATCTAGAATGACTTTAGAAGAAAAGGTATCTCAAATGCTACATAGTGCACCGGCTATTGAGAGGTTAGGAGTTCCGGCATACAATTGGTGGTGTGAATGTCTGCACGGAGTGGCCAGAGCCGGTGTGG
It includes:
- a CDS encoding sialate O-acetylesterase, which gives rise to MKLNIKHHYESTIIPKNIAQIRLPRLISDGMVLQRDARVKIWGWAGAGEKVTIHFIDREYSTTTDADGKWMVMLPALEAGGPYKMEIKGSNTITLNNILIGDVWVCSGQSNMELPMARVSDLYAEEIAHCDNPAIRQFIVPDRYDFKVPQQDLQEGSWESANPESILKFTAVGYFFAKALFEKYHVPIGLINASVGGSSVEAWLSEEALQAFPEHLETAKKFKDDTYLNKIKKEDEMISSTWYDHLNRQDQGLANAEGEIPWFDISYDASAWPTMQLPAYWEDEGLGHLNGVVWFRKEINVPSSMIGKPARLLLGRIVDSDTAYVNGTVVGTTSYQYPPRKYDIPENLLKEGKNVIVIRVINKSGQGGFIKDKSYHLSAGGQIIDLKGEWQYKVGAVVDPLPDPTFFQHKPLGLFNGMIAPILNYAIKGVIWYQGESNTSKPLGYHKLFSTLISDWRVKWNQGNFPFLYVQLANYMQANDQPSDSNWAVLREEQLKMLAVSNTAMAVTIDIGEWNDLHPLNKKDVGNRLALAAQYVAYGDNKVVYSGPIYQSMKVEGGKITITFTNTGRGLVVKGNGDLKHFAIAGPDKKFVWAEAKIKGHQVVVWNDHVPNPVAVRYAWADNPEGANLYNKEGLPASPFRTDE
- a CDS encoding transposase, which gives rise to MVKLFNQISFSDTYEECKDVFQNNKPNFLELLSKHLDLSSLIPQEFYWAYHKTLGRDRTYSLASMLAALILQKILGIPTVSLLIIFLTLCREAREFCGLPDVPHNSQFTRFKQDFAANLEHLFNYLVDITEPICQKIDPTLASTIAYDTSGIEAFVTENNPKFINSIIKKLKAFYKDNPDVDVYKMAYGLMPSSASANSEIKQLYINGYFCYVYKFGIITNGLGIPRHIAFLDNDFKQKHPEMHIDKKSDSPEEDKSISDSKSLKPVLADFFNLHPDFKPHTFLGDSIFDTCDTYTLLLDEFKFQRALIPLNSRNSNL
- a CDS encoding carbohydrate ABC transporter permease; translated protein: MQTTKWTKIEDVLFNTFNTIFMIMLVIITLYPFANTIAVSFNEGYDTIRGGIYLWPRKFTLQNYRAVVATGTIYHAFYISLMKTVLCTVLGVFFSTMLAYTLSRKEYVFRKMITTVLVITMYFSAGLIPGYLLIKYLGLLNNFWVYVFPSLISAFNVIVIRTYIGTLPESLVESAKIDGAGDFRIFLQIIFPLCKPVLATVALFIAVGAWNSWFDTFLYAPAKQSLSTIQYELMKLLASTTATNTDPALRAGALQGSEEISKAMVTPASIRAAITIVAATPILIVYPFLQKYFVIGLNVGSVKE
- a CDS encoding endo-1,4-beta-xylanase, which encodes MSCQVQSLWEAYKDFFPIGAAVNAETVKTHEELLIKHFNSLTAENEMKFSSLHPQDGVYEFKDADLIHDFAKRHNMKLRGHTFVWHNQTPEWVFKNEDGTSVSRDLLLERLKAHVHDVVKRYGNDVYCWDVVNEAVEDKTAQYLRDTKWLEIIGESYIQKAFEIVNQAAPEAMLFYNDYNECVPEKREKIYKLVRTLKENGVPIHGIGLQCHWNIFNPSFDEIQRSLEKYASLGLKIQITEMDISVFTFEDQRRDLTEPTAEMIEKQASLYAKAFKLFREYKDVINGVTLWGVADDKTWLDDFPVRGRKNWPLLFDVEHNPKEAFYRIVQF
- a CDS encoding SDR family oxidoreductase; its protein translation is MLQKRCGQYITCDVLNVESVKEAEKIISHTPMRRFGKPEDLLGTLIWLCDEEASGFVTGTVTPVDGGFMAYSGV
- a CDS encoding alpha-glucuronidase family glycosyl hydrolase; this translates as MSDLKNTEINETYSMYDCWLKYRVDLSLEFIEEYRKLCRYIVVYENQRLITSALNELKTAIRNIFGFEPEVYNKSIDAPHILIGTTEDIEEVGVELRIECKLGREGYIVQHIQKDNHQVLLIMGNDERGILYGIFHLIRSICIGKCIKDTEIIETPKNKFRIINHWDNISGDIERGYSGKSIFFENNRIIKDVSRIKDYARLLASVGINGVVINNVNVHKYETRFITDDYLPDIARIADVFREYGVQLFLSINFAAPIEIDGLPTADPLNEDVRKWWKKAVERVYKYIPDFGGFLVKADSEYRPGPYTYGRNHAEGANMLAEALKPFNGIVIWRCFVYDCQLDWRDRSKDRAKAAYENFKPLDGQFMDNVILQVKHGPMDFQIREPISPLFAAMEKTNQMMEFQITQEYTGQQKHLCYLVPMWKECLDFDIYAKGEGSYVSKIVDGTLFGREYGGIAAVSNIGDSKCWTGHPLAQANLYGFGRLAWNSELTSEEIAEEWIKLTFGSDKEVVDTIMSMLLESASAYEKYTVPLGIGWMVNPGHHYGPNVDGYEYSPWGTYHYADFRGIGVDRTVATGTGYTAQYKEPLYKMYESIETCPEELLLFFHHVPYTYELKSGKTVIQHIYDTHFEGVEQVKKMREKWASLQEKIDKETFELTLSKFDIQVKDAREWRDVVNTYFYRRTGIKDIHGRKIYE